Proteins from a single region of Cryptococcus neoformans var. grubii H99 chromosome 5, complete sequence:
- a CDS encoding transcriptional coactivator HFI1/ADA1, with protein MSSVPSPHHPPSRPGFQPTSNSTLHPHPPAASSSTHMYQNHTLPGRNGIVTSQMRIDIHAIKQELHDVLGEAGLPYWKSLNAYLVGQLGRGELEEMVRGWLKGDHLHLHNKLLSSLLTNASIPSHDGTSSSLQQRRKRQRPSVNDPDFDVDDTLIESKRRVEGWVMNLGKKERARVKKALAGAAENGALGVAAAAEKDMWGGIGEKRWSPYTSNSLIPPLALPTRHLPSSHQLSLRLSQFAKLHDLSIPSTSSSTAAADDIGEFMAVGMDAHMGDILHGIVHLTGRDRPGETTIRVPLGKKAAGPTFGAGGESMQQPNNDQNQYSSTSTSTSRGNIPPPDLETFLHLLTLHPNLHPNISPAIHRLMTAHTLAELEAANPYLHSNTYVNINGNAPTAVLMPSSSELGAMDRNGAEAASSTETGSAPKIHSQPPQPHPKSKSTAVPGPGSISSVPGRQPPRSEIIASQLLANGLLKLDKAGGHAGRDGKDGKDGRDGEDGKKERKHNLHWKYEDPALLLRDVLG; from the exons ATGTCTTCcgttccatctcctcaccatcctccatcccGGCCTGGCTTCCAACCTACATCAAATAGCACCttacatccacatccacccGCCGCTTCATCCTCTACACACATGTATCAGAACCATACCCTCCCAGGACGGAATGGGATCGTCACTTCTCAAATGCGGATAGACATTCATGCCATCAAGCAAGAGTTGCATGACGTCCTTGGGGAAGCAGGGCTACCCTATTGGAAAAGCTTAAATGCCTACCTAGTGGGACAGCTGGGGAGGGGAGAGCtagaggagatggtgagagGATGGTTAAAAGGCGATCATT TACACCTACATAACAaactcctctcctccctccttaCCAACGCTTCCATCCCCTCACATGATGGCACCTCGTCCTCCCTCCAACAACGACGCAAACGCCAAAGACCATCCGTCAACGATCCCGATTTCGATGTGGACGACACATTGATCGAGAGTAAACGACGAGTTGAAGGGTGGGTGATGAATCTTGGGAAAAAGGAGCGGgcgagggtgaagaaggctttGGCAGGGGCAGCAGAGAATGGCGCTCTGGGCGtcgcagcagcagcggaAAAGGATATGTGGGGAGGTATCGGCGAAAAGCGGTGGAGTCCTTACACCTCCA ACTCGCTCATCCCACCTCTCGCACTCCCTACACGCCACCTTCCCTCATCCCACCAACTCTCCCTCCGCCTCTCCCAATTCGCCAAACTACACGacctctccatcccctcaacctcttcctccacagcTGCAGCAGATGATATAGGCGAATTCATGGCGGTCGGGATGGACGCTCATATGGGCGATATCTTGCATGGGATTGTGCACCTCACAGGCCGGGATAGGCCGGGGGAGACGACGATTAGGGTGCCGCTTGGAAAAAAGGCGGCCGGCCCAACTTTcggagcaggaggagagagtATGCAACAACCCAATAACGACCAAAACCAGTACTCCAGCACATCCACGTCTACTTCTCGTGGCAATATCCCCCCACCCGACCTCGAAAcattcctccaccttctcaCTCTCCACCCCAACCTCCACCCAAACATCTCACCCGCGATCCACAGGCTAATGACAGCACATACCCTCGCCGAACTCGAAGCTGCCAATCCTTATCTCCATTCTAATACATATGTCAATATCAATGGCAACGCGCCTACGGCTGTCCTTatgccctcttcttccgaatTGGGAGCTATGGACAGGAACGGTGCTGAGGCTGCATCGTCAACGGAAACCGGCTCAGCCCCAAAAATTCACTCACAACCACCCCAACCTCATCCCAAATCCAAATCCACAGCAGTCCCTGGCCCCGgttccatctcctcggTCCCAGGCAGACAACCACCTCGCTCCGAAATCATCGCCTCCCAACTCTTGGCTAATGGTCTCCTTAAACTTGATAAAGCAGGCGGACACGCCGGCAGAGATGGGAAGGACGGGAAGGACGggagagatggggaagacggtaaaaaggagaggaaacATAATTTACATTGGAAGTATGAAGACCCGGCGTTATTATTAAGGGACGTGCTTGGGTGA